In Gammaproteobacteria bacterium, the DNA window TGAGGCCGCCGTACCGCGACCGCGATTGTTCGTCAACGCGTATATTATCAGGCCGATCAGGGCGGAGTTGTAGATCAGTCCTATCAGCGCTTGTGCTGCCGCGAAGGAACGGGCGGGGAGGCTGGCGACAACATCGCCATACCCGACGGTTGTCCAGGCAGTTACCGAAAAGTACAGCGCGGTCGCGGGGTTGTGACTGATCACCCCCCCGTCGAGCACCCCGAGATGTTTGTACGCCGAAGCGAAAGCCAGAATCGTACAGACAGCTGAACCCAACATCTTGGTCCAAAGCAAACCGAGCCGCCGGCGTTGCGAATGCCGCGGCGCGAACGACCAAATGCTTTCCGTAAATACAACCATCAACAGCAGGACGCCGCCCCAGATAAACAACGGTTGTGTCACCCGCGTCGCCTCGGCGCTATCAGTCCAAAGTCCCAGGATGGCGAGGCCAGCCACCGCAGGCTGAACGATGATCAGTGCGGCGAGATCGACACGATCCACAAGCGTCGCCATGCGCTTGTTCGAGGGCGGACTACTTCGGCGCTGTGACGCTACGATCATTTGAACGCCAGGTAACGGGGCGAGATTCTGTGTTAGATGATCGTATGATAGCAGTCGTGCGACACACGAGTGGGTGTAGGACGTGTGCGAGTATTAGCCGCTCTCGTCTTTCAGGCCCTGCACCAGGCCAATCAGGCGCGTCGAATTGATCTGCATCGACATCTCCCGCAGTGGGCTCGCATGTTCGTTGAGAACAGGCCTAGAGCGAACGGCGCTTCTGCGCGACAGTGTAGAGGCGCCCGGCCCAAAGTTTCGTAGGCTTATTCGAATTGATCGTCGAGTGGTGCTAATTTTTTGATACCGCACCTTGCGGGGCGCTACGCGGGGAACCCAGTCCGGCGTGTAGCCGTGTCCCTCT includes these proteins:
- a CDS encoding two pore domain potassium channel family protein; translation: MIVASQRRSSPPSNKRMATLVDRVDLAALIIVQPAVAGLAILGLWTDSAEATRVTQPLFIWGGVLLLMVVFTESIWSFAPRHSQRRRLGLLWTKMLGSAVCTILAFASAYKHLGVLDGGVISHNPATALYFSVTAWTTVGYGDVVASLPARSFAAAQALIGLIYNSALIGLIIYALTNNRGRGTAASSGDHLAEINHDPDEQRALGK